GGACGGTTAGTCGCTGTCACACCCAAACTTAGTGTGGATGTTCCCAAGCCCAAGGAGTTCAAGGGAACAAGGTCCGCAAGAGATGTGGACAATTTTCTATGGAGAATCAAGCAATACTTTCGTGCCAAAGGCATCAAGGACGATGCCACTAAGGTAATTACTGCTGCTATGTATCTTACTGACATTACTTTGTTAtggtggcgtcgtaggtccacCAATGTGAGACGTGGTGGGACTGAAATTGagacttgggaggagttccaaagTGAGTTTAAAGCACAATTTTATCCAGAGTATGTTGAGGATGAAGCTCGAGCAAAGTTGCAAAGTTGCGCCGGCTAGCGCAACATAGCATTGTGAGGGAGTATGTGCAGGAGTTTAgcgaaaatatttattttaatggatgataaaattaaataaaacaaacagattaaattaaaaaacaaataactaaacatatagttaataaaaaagtaaatactAAACTTACAtggataataaaattattatttaaaattcagTTATAAATAAATTACGTATCGAATCTTCATTAACTAATTTAGCAATTCATTAACGTTGTTAACATCAAATATCTTTATAAAACATGTATTGATAATCTAAGTATCACATTGAACATTCTTAAAATACAAGtatcatattaaatattttataaaaatataggtaccaaatatattattatctctAATATTTATCAACTCTAAAACTATACAAGCGGCGGCTAGCCTACCCCTAAtgactaaaaaaaatgaaaaagaccTAAACGGGCTTacaattgaaatgataaaattcgGCTATGGACTTGGATCCGCTAGGTTTAATAGAATTAGGCTTTGGACAAATTTGGTGCCTACTTGAACCCGAGTAAGTAAAGGAAAGCATCAATGTCTATTCTGAATTTCAAAATGCCGATTGAATCTTAACTCAATTAGTATCGGTGTTGTAAGTGCAGAAACACGTGGAATTGAATGCGCTGAAACGCATTATTCTCTTATTAAAGATTGGGAAGGGGTTATGGCAACACCTAAGCCTATGAAACATTACTACTGGCAGTGGTCAGTAAAGTAACTAAGTTCCAAATCCATTTCTATTTCTTGCAAACACATTAAGCACAATAACTTAATCTAATCAATACTTGGAGTGAAAGCGTAATTGCGTCAATGCATTACCTCCTTTCTCTCTTCGAAAACCAGGAATTGGTGGCGCTTGACGAGCCAAATCCGTCAAAACCTTGTTAAATACCTTTTGTGTCTCAATTCCAGTAACATCCACTCGAAGCTGGCAGTACAATACCATGAGAGTTActcctcaaaaaaaaaaaaagttacataTACACAGAATGACCACCAAAATCAACTAATTCacatcatggtatatatattgtTCAAATATATTGACGAAAATTGAAGATACATCAGACTATAAGTTTTTCAAGTCTCATATAAAAGTAATAGAAAGTTCAGGAAGGATAAATAGACTCCAATTCTACACCAAATATTTGTTTATACTTGTGAAAAGAATATTATTCTAAAATTACTAATTATGCAATGTTgtataaaaaagatgaaaaaaattttaatgtttagggcaTCACCTGGATCTTGTTTTCGTCTTTAGATTCAACAACGATCTTAGCATCTTTCAAGGCTATCAATTTGTCATCTGCATCTGAAATAGATGCCTCCAaacctaaaatattaaaattgaacaCCAACACCAccgaattatttaaattattcaattaattacCCTAGAAAAAGAATGCTAGGGAAATTTATACAAAAGTTGAAATTCACCCGAGGCAAGTGCAGATATTGGCTTCCTCCTGTACCTAACAACTCTAAATTCAAAAAATCAGCCCCAAAAAAACCCAGTTAAAATTATTagcaaaataaaagtaaaaatgggACTCACTTGCGACTAagaatttgttgatttttatgtaaCTTGATTTTTCTGTTGAACCAGCAACAGCTACTGAAAGAGACCTGcttccattttattaaaaaaaagaggaaaaagaactGAAAAATTAATGAAGTTAGTTAATATCGAATTGAATTAGAGAGAAAATATGGGCTTTTTTTTTCACTTACCCTATGATTTCGAAAATGCTGGAAATTTAAAGAAATTGACGCCATGCTCGTACACGCCATTTCTTCTGTTAAaggaattattcaaaaaaaaattaaaagagaagaagaaaagaatttaGTTTGAAGAGAACAGGGACGGACAGAAGAAGATAATATGGATAACGCTTTGAGAAGAGACGATGTCGTTTACCAGAGTCTATCTGGCGGGAAGATAAAGTGTAGCGTTTAGGGTGTGATTTTTGGGTTAATAGGAAGTTAACTCtttaaatttaaccaaaaatactTAATAGATAACTTCTTTTTTATTTAGGATAACTTCTTTTTTATTTAGcttaggcttaaatttatattccGTCATATTTATTGTCTCAATTTGTTACCATAGTTAAATTTTtaagggttaatatgtagtttgccCTTGATAcctactttttaaaattaattttattttttaaaagattttaaattttttttagtttacgtCCATCATGTGTCATACTGAGAAGTTACTGTGTGTCACTACAAAATTGGTCATTAATGCCACATCAACATAAACTAACATGTTAGTGTAAAGGTATCAACCTAGGTGATGAAATACAAGTTGAAGTACCAATTAAGtacaaaaaaattcaagtaccaaCTAGGTACTTTTGGATAAGTTCAGGGGGTAAGCTACATATTAACCTTTAATGTTTTGAGTAAAGTACAAAAATGGTCACTAAAGTATTACCCGTGtcctattttggtcactaaacttctatttttttctatttttgattattaaactattcaaaatctTTTTTTTGTCACCACAAAAGTATTTGCTAACTTGTCAGAATGCACATAAGCATAAGGTATACATGGCACACTACATGAAATTGTTTGGTTGCTCTTTTAGCCAAATCATCAGTTAACAATAGACATgtatcaaaattttaacaaaatgaccacAGTTCTCTTTAACTTAATTACAAggattaatttttccatttttttagtagagaagGAAAATGCAATTTGTCTCATAGTACAGGGGTCTCCATGTTACTTTTACATAATCCAACTCATCCTATAATTCCACATCAGTAgaatggatagaatttttaacaaaaggtaaatttgtatttttctttctaatgcacaTGAGCTAATTTGCACATGTTTTTAGTTAttagggcaaaatgcaatctgaatCCTAGTAGAGAGGCCTCCATGATAtgtttatcatttatttttatttttattttttgaaattgattGATTTCCTAAATCTATTTATTCGATTATTTCGGTTGATTACTTAAAT
The sequence above is drawn from the Gossypium hirsutum isolate 1008001.06 chromosome A05, Gossypium_hirsutum_v2.1, whole genome shotgun sequence genome and encodes:
- the LOC107957236 gene encoding uncharacterized protein isoform X1, producing MACTSMASISLNFQHFRNHRFFFLFFLIKWKQVSFSSCCWFNRKIKLHKNQQILSRKVVRYRRKPISALASGLEASISDADDKLIALKDAKIVVESKDENKIQLRVDVTGIETQKVFNKVLTDLARQAPPIPGFRREKGGKTTKVPREFLLQILGEERVTKFVVQEIVTSTVADYVKEENLNIKDKKVSTSQSAEELKVSFTPGKDFWFNAVLELEESENS
- the LOC107957236 gene encoding uncharacterized protein isoform X2, with product MACTSMASISLNFQHFRNHRFFFLFFLIKWKQVSFSSCCWFNRKIKLHKNQQILSRKYRRKPISALASGLEASISDADDKLIALKDAKIVVESKDENKIQLRVDVTGIETQKVFNKVLTDLARQAPPIPGFRREKGGKTTKVPREFLLQILGEERVTKFVVQEIVTSTVADYVKEENLNIKDKKVSTSQSAEELKVSFTPGKDFWFNAVLELEESENS
- the LOC107957236 gene encoding uncharacterized protein isoform X5, producing MACTSMASISLNFQHFRNHRFFFLFFLIKWKQVSFSSCCWFNRKIKLHKNQQILSRKVVRYRRKPISALASGLEASISDADDKLIALKDAKIVVESKDENKIQLRVDVTGIETQKVFNKVLTDLARQAPPIPGFRREKGGKTTKVRGFLPLHFFRFLIWPCFLSSCLFCSKGIPITNSW
- the LOC107957236 gene encoding uncharacterized protein isoform X4 encodes the protein MACTSMASISLNFQHFRNHRVSFSSCCWFNRKIKLHKNQQILSRKYRRKPISALASGLEASISDADDKLIALKDAKIVVESKDENKIQLRVDVTGIETQKVFNKVLTDLARQAPPIPGFRREKGGKTTKVPREFLLQILGEERVTKFVVQEIVTSTVADYVKEENLNIKDKKVSTSQSAEELKVSFTPGKDFWFNAVLELEESENS
- the LOC107957236 gene encoding uncharacterized protein isoform X3 — protein: MACTSMASISLNFQHFRNHRVSFSSCCWFNRKIKLHKNQQILSRKVVRYRRKPISALASGLEASISDADDKLIALKDAKIVVESKDENKIQLRVDVTGIETQKVFNKVLTDLARQAPPIPGFRREKGGKTTKVPREFLLQILGEERVTKFVVQEIVTSTVADYVKEENLNIKDKKVSTSQSAEELKVSFTPGKDFWFNAVLELEESENS